Proteins encoded by one window of Martelella endophytica:
- a CDS encoding YjhX family toxin, whose translation MDISRDEQRILHLLAQGGRIELIRNNGRKIERVDCYTRDGWLYPGLNLTLFRKLKAKRAIRSRRGRPYQITSRGLELVRSQPDNR comes from the coding sequence ATGGACATCTCGCGCGACGAACAGCGCATACTCCACCTGCTCGCCCAGGGCGGCAGGATCGAACTTATCCGAAATAACGGCAGGAAGATCGAACGGGTGGATTGCTACACCCGTGATGGCTGGCTCTATCCCGGCCTCAACCTGACGCTCTTCCGCAAGCTCAAGGCCAAACGGGCGATCCGCTCTCGACGCGGAAGGCCCTACCAGATCACCTCACGCGGTCTGGAACTGGTCCGCAGCCAGCCGGACAACCGCTAG
- the gatB gene encoding Asp-tRNA(Asn)/Glu-tRNA(Gln) amidotransferase subunit GatB: protein MTIVDTRTPDPKRLIPGATGDWEVIIGMEVHAQVLSNSKLFSGSSTTFGKAPNANVSLVDAAMPGMLPVINEECVRQAVRTGLGLKAKINKRSIFDRKNYFYPDLPQGYQISQYKDPIVGEGTIIISLGPDKQGNFEDIEIGIERLHLEQDAGKLMHDQHPSMSFVDLNRSGVALMEIVSKPDMRSADEAKAYMTKLRSIVRYLGTCDGNMDEGSMRADVNVSVRKPGGDFGTRCEIKNVNSIRFIGQAIESEARRQIDIIEEGGTIDQETRLFDPIKGETRSMRSKEDAHDYRYFPDPDLLPLEFDDAFIEELAKNLPELPDDKKARFVEALGLSVYDASVLVSDKAVSDYYEKLAEGRDAKVAANWVINDLLGALNKASKGIDETPVSPEQLGAILDLLKEGVISGKIAKDLFEIVWNEGGDPKVIVEDRGMKQVTDTGAIEKIVDEIIAANPAQVEKVKEKPSLAGWFVGQVMKASQGKANPQAVQALVKEKLGVTE from the coding sequence ATGACCATTGTCGATACCCGCACGCCTGATCCCAAACGCCTGATTCCCGGCGCCACCGGCGACTGGGAGGTCATCATCGGCATGGAAGTGCATGCGCAGGTGTTGAGCAATTCGAAGCTGTTCTCCGGCTCTTCCACCACCTTCGGCAAGGCGCCCAACGCAAACGTCTCGTTGGTCGATGCAGCCATGCCCGGCATGCTGCCCGTCATTAACGAGGAATGCGTGCGCCAGGCTGTCCGCACCGGTCTCGGCCTGAAGGCCAAGATCAACAAGCGCTCGATCTTCGACCGCAAGAACTATTTCTATCCGGACCTGCCGCAGGGCTACCAGATTTCGCAGTACAAGGATCCGATCGTCGGCGAAGGCACGATCATCATTTCGCTGGGTCCCGACAAACAGGGCAATTTCGAGGATATCGAAATCGGCATTGAGCGCCTGCACCTCGAACAGGATGCCGGAAAGCTGATGCACGACCAGCATCCCTCGATGTCGTTCGTCGACCTCAACCGCTCCGGCGTCGCGCTGATGGAGATCGTCTCCAAGCCCGACATGCGCTCGGCAGACGAGGCGAAGGCCTACATGACCAAGCTGCGCAGCATTGTGCGCTATCTCGGCACCTGCGACGGCAACATGGACGAGGGCTCGATGCGCGCCGACGTCAACGTCTCGGTGCGCAAGCCCGGCGGCGACTTCGGCACGCGCTGCGAGATCAAGAACGTCAACTCGATCCGCTTCATCGGCCAGGCGATCGAAAGCGAGGCGCGGCGCCAGATCGATATCATCGAGGAGGGCGGCACGATTGATCAGGAAACCCGCCTGTTCGATCCGATCAAGGGCGAGACCCGCTCGATGCGCTCCAAGGAAGACGCGCACGACTACCGCTATTTCCCCGATCCGGACCTTCTGCCGCTCGAATTCGACGATGCCTTCATCGAGGAACTGGCGAAGAACCTTCCGGAACTGCCCGACGACAAGAAGGCTCGCTTCGTCGAAGCCCTCGGCCTCTCGGTCTATGACGCCTCCGTTCTGGTCTCCGACAAGGCGGTTTCGGACTACTACGAAAAGCTTGCCGAAGGCCGGGATGCCAAGGTTGCGGCGAACTGGGTGATCAACGATCTGCTGGGCGCGCTCAACAAGGCGAGCAAAGGCATTGATGAGACACCGGTTTCGCCCGAGCAGCTCGGTGCCATCCTCGATCTGCTGAAGGAAGGCGTCATCTCCGGCAAGATCGCCAAGGACCTGTTCGAGATCGTCTGGAACGAGGGCGGCGATCCCAAGGTGATCGTCGAGGACCGCGGCATGAAGCAGGTGACCGATACCGGCGCGATCGAGAAGATTGTCGACGAGATCATCGCCGCCAACCCGGCCCAGGTCGAAAAGGTCAAGGAAAAGCCATCGCTTGCTGGCTGGTTCGTCGGCCAGGTGATGAAGGCTTCCCAGGGCAAGGCGAACCCGCAGGCCGTTCAGGCGCTGGTCAAGGAAAAGCTGGGCGTCACGGAGTAG